The Pseudorasbora parva isolate DD20220531a chromosome 19, ASM2467924v1, whole genome shotgun sequence genomic sequence CTTTTGAAATGTTTACTATCGGTTTTTGAGAGCAGTTGGATTCGTGATTTCGAGAGTTTATATTTTGTAGTTTTGCGGATGTATCAGCCATATCCATCACCGGAATCATGACTGATGCACAGAGAAGCACGGGGAGCTGCAGAGGTCAGACTTTAGTAGTTTTAAAAAGCTTTTAAACTGGGTAAAATCCTATTCCTTATGGAAAATCCAATTTGAGATGGTTCAAGGGGATTTTTGGGACCTTTTTAGCCATTGAACAAGCATATTAGCTTGTTGACTTATCTGTTTCAGAGATGTTTGACAAAATAAGCTATTTCTTTGCTGGTTTAACCCTCCAAATCCTGACATAAAAATTGAAAATGGAACAGTTTATTCAGtctttttacaaaatattaagtGATAAAAGTTTGCTTATATtaactaattaaattacagaacaAATTAAGTCACATAGTGACTATGTGATGTATAGAGTTGGGTGTAAGTAGTTACTAAGTAGTGTAATATAGTGAGAATATGAAGCTTACACTCAAAGAAGGAAAAACCAGCccaaaatatgcagttattttataAAACCGAAAATTAAATTGTTATAGATTGTAATGTCAATAAGGTCTTTATATAGCAGACTGTACATTCCATAACATTTCTCAAAATCGTGTAAAATTTTATAATTGTTCTTCTCAAAAATGATGTATGGATATTCAAGGAAAACTAAGTTTCTTCAGTCCAGTAAATGTTCATCTAACTTACTAACAATATACAAGTTTTTCCTCTGGTGGTCCCTCTTACGAAAGATTTCACAGCAAAAAGTGAATGTGTTCCACAATCTGAAAGGTAGAcatattttgatttatattaataGGCCGTTTACTTGCTAAAGAGTATGAATTATCAATCAGAGGGCAGAAGGCATATAGTAAATTGTGTACAACAGGTTTTTCAGCAAAGTTATTATCATGGTAATAATTTAGAGGTCTTAGAAATTCACATATCACATTTTATACTGTAGGCTCTTAGGGTTAAGATTGGAGCAAATGGCCAGTGTGGATCAGCTAAAACCAGGTCACATTTGTCTTGTTCCTGTTTAAAGGTTTGAAGAACGAAGATGGGTATGAAATCTCAATCCCCTTTGAGGACAACAACCTGGACGATTCTGGTTTCTATAATGAAAATGACCACACCTTCGACGGTATTTACTTCAGCCATGTTGTGACCGCGTCACGTTTGATTATTAGAATTGAGCGCTACACTTTATTATAAATCTTCAAACCGATGCTTCTGTAGAGTCGGCCTCGGGTCAGGTTCCTCCTTGCAGTCCGTTACTTCTGATCACCAGCCTCCGAGCACAACTGCAGATTTCTCTGGAAAAGAATTCCTGGCTCCAAAAGCGCATCGAAGATCTGGAGGAGGAGAGGGACTTCCTGCGCTGCCAACTTGACAGATTCATTTTCACCACCAAGGGCCAAGAGTGCAATGGCACAATGAGAAACGGTAGTTTTAAATTGCACTTGTGCAAAGTTGTCTTTGTGTATTTTATGAAgtaattttttattgttttatgtaaGAAACGGAAGCAGAGGATATGCAGCAACCCACCTATCAGAAGCAGCCCACCAATCTGAAGCCTCCCATCCGGAAAACACCCACTCCTTCATCGCCCATGATGACACGCTCTGGAAAAATCCCCACACGCAACCAAAAGCGCAGCAGAAAAATCAGCTAATTCACTTTTACTAccactttttgttttttttatcattaaaaaaatcaattgcAATCTCACTGTTGCTTTATGCTTCtcaacagtgttattttattatcattgatataatatatttgtttttgttaatattttaaacaagattttcttttttaatttttataatgtttctgttttttttaaacaaaatgttgCTTTTGCAATTAAAGAAAACATCAATTGCATTTGCAATGATATTTTTTCATCACCATGTCATTTTAGGCCTTTAGAAGCTCtgttatattttagttttttgtaaattattatttgatttaatattattacttttgtaaaaaaaaattttttaaaggggtgataaaACATATTCTTTCAAATGCTTAATTGTGTTCGCGGGATGCACTGTAACGTGTGTTCAtgcttcatttttaaaaaattgcattatttttcatacattttacctttattgtacactgctctgtctctccttctGATAGTTTCATGGTTCTATGTAACCGGTCCCTCAAGAATACGCAgtgggctctgattggttagctggcccagctgTGTTGTGATTCGCTAAAAACCTAATGCACTCGAGCCTACTCTTCTACGCAGCAATAAAAAATGTCCTTGTCCCCCTTATTTTATATTCTCGGAGGAaaggtttatgtaaatattggagctgctgatgtcagcaaccctggaggaaaaggctgtagttcccAACCGtccgtttgctgtagtccttagaaatggatttctttaaaagcaaatatctccctttgctttaaactttaagcgttgtaactttgcaggtGTTgattatgctcaaacagcaacattacacactagctaaagttagaaaagtgaaatcgtgttttaccacccctttaattagaaattattttatttgagttagtttattatattttaagttATCAAAATACTTTTTATGGTTTGCTTTAGTTAATGATAATAATGACTTTAAGCAACAGCTACTGATGAAATGGTGAGGGCTATAgtaagtaaatatatataaaatattacatttaagtaTATAATCGGTCACATATTAGCGACTACGGCAAATCAGCTATTGTCCCGTAGTAGACGGTTGCTGTAGAACGTCACAAAGTAGCAGTTAAAGTTGTGCATGCACAATAAAAATCCAGACGGGCATTCTCGTTACATCAGCAGATGTCTCTAAATAGCCCTGATctgtaattataaaattatgtaattattatttttactttttcagaTCAAGAAGCAGAGGAGGTGATTGAGGAGGAAGAGTATATAGCGGAGGAAGATTATGTGGAAGAGGAGCAGGTTGTTACAGATGATGATGGAGACGATTCAGACAGTAAAAGCTTACAAAAGAACCGTTCGGGCAGGCTGACTGGCCAAACGAGAGTGAAAAGACGACGTGTTTTTCGTATTGCGCGAAGCATGGAAAGACAAAGAGGTAAGAGGGCCTCTATATTCTTCAAAACAACTCTATATTTCCGAACAGGAGTTCAATATGGCAATTTTGTTTACAGTTAAAGACCCTGCAGGGGTTCTGCTTCGCTACAATAAGATCCTTGTGACCTATCAGAAGTTGAAGAGCATGTCTCGAGCATTCCAGGTCCATGGGGTTGACCGAAACACTGTGGCCTCCACCACTCCTATCGCTGAAATGCTTTTGGTTGCTCCTGAGAAGGTGTCTGAGGTTGGCGAGTTTGATTCCTCCAAGGAGAAGCTTCTGGATTATGCGAGGCGCTGCTATAAAGCTCTTGATGAGGACTCTCACGCTAAGGTGCAGACCTTGAAGAAGAACAACCTCTTGCTGCCCATTTCATACAGGTTTAGGCACTGAGTTTCCAACAAAATGTATTACTTTTTGGGGGAGAAGGAGCCAGCGGTGTTGAGGTAGTGGTTTGGACACCATAGAGTCCATCTATGGAACTTTatggacagttttttttttttctctctctctctttttgtcCCGCTACCTCAATTCTAGATCTACACATCCACAACTATGTGCCAGTTATTGATGGTAATTATTCAGTTAGAGTGTGTATATTGAAAGAATTGGATGTTGAGCAAGTATTTGGACAAATACGGTACAGTTTTGAAAGTTAAAGAGAAAAAATGTGTGAGGTCACAAAGGTCAGTACGTTTGTGAGGTAACAAGTCAGCCACTGTATTTGAAGGGTTGCTTgtctttattttgtatttttgcttAAGTTTCTCATTGTGACGTTTTGAAATCTCACTCCTTAAATATAAAAGACTTTGTCTTGTTTGAGTTTATAAGTCGGAGATCACATAAGGTACCTCTTCTCTTTAATATCCTGACCTTGTGATCACATTTTGGCAATATGAGTCTGaggttaaatattattaaataaaaaaatgttctcAGCTTGCTACC encodes the following:
- the ccdc106b gene encoding coiled-coil domain-containing protein 106b, with product MTDAQRSTGSCRGLKNEDGYEISIPFEDNNLDDSGFYNENDHTFDESASGQVPPCSPLLLITSLRAQLQISLEKNSWLQKRIEDLEEERDFLRCQLDRFIFTTKGQECNGTMRNETEAEDMQQPTYQKQPTNLKPPIRKTPTPSSPMMTRSGKIPTRNQKRSRKINQEAEEVIEEEEYIAEEDYVEEEQVVTDDDGDDSDSKSLQKNRSGRLTGQTRVKRRRVFRIARSMERQRVKDPAGVLLRYNKILVTYQKLKSMSRAFQVHGVDRNTVASTTPIAEMLLVAPEKVSEVGEFDSSKEKLLDYARRCYKALDEDSHAKVQTLKKNNLLLPISYRFRH